A single Syngnathoides biaculeatus isolate LvHL_M chromosome 18, ASM1980259v1, whole genome shotgun sequence DNA region contains:
- the samsn1b gene encoding LOW QUALITY PROTEIN: SAM domain-containing protein SAMSN-1b (The sequence of the model RefSeq protein was modified relative to this genomic sequence to represent the inferred CDS: substituted 1 base at 1 genomic stop codon): protein MRILTEGHKLSSTSMESLNSRQSSSSGVTSDYSSYRGSLRLEDDVFCTRQFCGRARVHTEFMPSPYDTESLKLKVGDVIDIIHKRPMGIWTGMLNNKVGNFKFIYVDELTEAGPETCKEVQNHRASQKCTSTIHEVLRHLSLEEYSSSLQQSGYQTVDDLMRLREHHLTKLNVTDPEHRRRLLAAVESLQQLCCEESSGXEGEPNQEAETPSENVKADMNTGPRDSGCHMPSDSTDITGEDADLRFPHDPPQPSKMTAS, encoded by the exons ATGAGGATACTGACTGAAGGACATAAGCTCTCTAGTACTTCAATGGAAAGCCTCAACAGTAGACAAAGCTCCTCAA GTGGAGTCACCAGCGATTATTCGAGTTACAGAGGCAGTCTGAGGCTGGAGGATGACGTCTTTTGCACAAGACAGTTCTGTGGTCGAGCAAGAGTCCATACAGAGTTTATGCCAAGTCCATATGACACAGAATCCCTCAAGCTGAAG GTTGGTGACGTGATTGACATCATCCACAAGCGTCCTATGGGAATATGGACTGGGATGTTGAACAACAAAGTAGGCAACTTTAAATTCATCTATGTGGATGAGCTTACAGAGGCTGGTCCTGAGACATGCAAGGAAGTGCAAAACCACAGGGCAAGCCAAAAATGTACATCCACTATCCACGAAGTTCTGAGACACCTCAGTTTGGAG GAATACTCGAGCTCTCTGCAGCAGAGTGGTTACCAAACAGTAGACGACTTGATGAGGCTGAGGGAGCATCACCTGACAAAACTGAACGTGACTGATCCAGAACACAGGCGGCGTCTCCTCGCCGCTGTCGAGTCCTTGCAACAACTTTGCTGTGA agagtcctcaggttaagaaGGA GAGCCCAATCAAGAGGCCGAGACCCCCAGCGAGAACGTGAAAGCAGACATGAATACCGGCCCAAGAGACTCAGGCTGCCACATGCCATCCGACAGCACCGACATCACAGGAGAGGACGCAGACCTTCGTTTTCCTCACGACCCCCCTCAACCTTCCAAGATGACGGCTTCATGA